In Lachnospiraceae bacterium, one DNA window encodes the following:
- a CDS encoding sugar ABC transporter ATP-binding protein, which translates to MGEKKAEVPVGKELVRMTGIMKEFPGVKALDNVKLDLYAGEVLALLGENGAGKSTLMKILSGVYQRDDGEIILFGNKIGEWDANKAKNAGVSIIHQELNMCTHLSVAENIFLGRELIKNGRLDNERMNQETKEILHKLNIDIDPREQVSELAVSKQQMVEIAKALSQNAKVLIMDEPTSALTSKEIDELFKIIHQLKSEGIGIIYISHRLEELQHIVDRVIIMRDGKYITQMPYDINRMDEIIANMVGHEIKEKFPRVSCEKGKKILEVKHLNAGRMVRDINLELYEGEIVGIAGLMGAGRTETTRAIFGIDLKESGEIFIDGKEVKISCPADSIKAGLVLAPEDRKKDGLCTRLSIADNIALPNLDILCEGPVGTVNRKKEKAMVDNAVKALKIKLPNAQVDAGSLSGGNQQKVVVAKWLARNSRVVIFDEPTRGIDVAAKVEIYNLMNQLKQNGIGVMFVSSEMPEVMGMSDRIIVMCDGRITGELSAEEATQDMILTKATQFEQKTAL; encoded by the coding sequence ATGGGAGAAAAGAAGGCAGAGGTGCCTGTGGGGAAAGAACTGGTCCGAATGACAGGCATTATGAAAGAGTTTCCCGGTGTAAAGGCCTTGGATAATGTAAAACTGGACCTGTATGCTGGAGAGGTGCTGGCACTGTTGGGGGAAAACGGTGCAGGTAAGTCAACACTGATGAAGATCCTTTCAGGTGTTTATCAGAGAGATGATGGAGAGATCATCCTGTTTGGGAACAAGATCGGTGAGTGGGATGCAAATAAGGCAAAAAATGCCGGTGTGTCCATTATCCATCAGGAATTAAATATGTGTACTCATTTAAGTGTGGCGGAGAATATTTTCCTGGGACGGGAACTGATAAAAAATGGCCGTCTGGACAATGAACGTATGAACCAGGAAACAAAAGAGATCCTTCATAAGTTAAATATTGATATTGATCCAAGGGAACAGGTCAGTGAACTGGCTGTATCCAAACAGCAGATGGTGGAGATCGCAAAGGCACTTTCACAGAATGCCAAAGTATTGATCATGGATGAACCTACTTCAGCACTTACATCTAAGGAGATCGATGAGCTGTTTAAGATCATCCACCAGTTAAAGTCGGAGGGTATCGGTATTATCTACATATCCCACCGTCTGGAGGAACTGCAGCACATTGTAGACCGTGTTATCATCATGCGCGATGGAAAATACATTACCCAGATGCCGTATGATATTAACAGGATGGATGAGATCATTGCCAACATGGTAGGACATGAGATCAAGGAGAAATTCCCAAGAGTGTCCTGTGAAAAAGGCAAAAAGATCCTGGAAGTAAAGCATCTGAATGCAGGAAGAATGGTCCGGGACATTAATCTGGAATTATATGAAGGTGAGATCGTAGGAATTGCAGGACTGATGGGTGCAGGACGTACAGAAACAACCCGTGCGATCTTCGGTATTGATCTGAAAGAAAGCGGAGAGATCTTTATTGATGGAAAAGAGGTAAAAATCAGCTGTCCGGCAGATTCCATTAAAGCAGGTCTGGTACTGGCACCTGAGGACAGAAAAAAAGACGGTCTCTGTACAAGACTTAGTATTGCAGATAATATTGCCCTTCCGAATCTGGATATACTTTGTGAAGGTCCAGTGGGGACTGTAAACCGGAAAAAAGAAAAAGCAATGGTTGATAATGCTGTAAAAGCCCTGAAGATCAAGCTTCCTAACGCACAGGTAGATGCAGGAAGCCTTTCAGGAGGAAATCAGCAGAAAGTGGTAGTTGCCAAGTGGCTGGCCAGAAATTCAAGAGTTGTTATCTTTGATGAGCCTACCAGAGGTATTGATGTAGCTGCCAAGGTAGAGATCTATAACCTGATGAATCAGCTGAAGCAAAATGGCATTGGTGTTATGTTTGTTTCTTCTGAAATGCCAGAGGTAATGGGAATGAGTGACCGCATTATTGTTATGTGTGATGGCCGTATTACCGGAGAACTTTCAGCAGAAGAGGCCACCCAGGATATGATCTTAACTAAGGCAACGCAGTTTGAACAGAAAACAGCGTTATAA
- a CDS encoding S8 family serine peptidase, which yields MKRLHAGIISTLLSLTMTLTPCSISALAAQENSRDFSLFFSGPGVQNISSGDEYSEYQWALHNTGRLRRTEKVLNIKTLDHIYLHYGENGIDDIALPPLGPDNFESINTDAVANIDINIEDAWKTYSEIENKRTVTVAIIDTGIDTTHSDLKDSIWVNEDEIPGDGIDNDGNGYVDDVNGWNFVSNSNEICTGEEDSHGTHGAGTIAAAWNNGGIAGITDNTHVKLMVLKALGGSDGKGSPESVIEAMKYAEANGADICNLSFGSGNCTPEFEAAIRDSKMLFVVAAGNGNQYQVGYDIDKSPVYPASLPYDNVITVGNLLFNGRLDDSSNYGAVSVDLAAPGTYILSTIPGDSYAYMSGTSMAAPMVTGAAALIYSARTDLSLQDIKTAILSTVHKLAPLKGKTATGGMLDVSAAIKWTKN from the coding sequence ATGAAACGACTACACGCAGGCATCATTTCCACCCTGCTTTCCCTTACAATGACACTGACCCCCTGTTCCATTTCAGCCTTAGCCGCCCAGGAAAACAGCAGGGATTTTTCCCTTTTCTTTAGCGGACCCGGTGTGCAAAACATTTCTTCCGGTGATGAATACAGCGAATATCAGTGGGCCCTTCACAACACTGGCCGGCTGCGCCGCACAGAAAAAGTATTAAATATCAAAACATTGGATCACATTTATCTCCATTATGGCGAAAATGGCATAGATGATATTGCCCTTCCTCCTTTAGGACCGGACAATTTCGAATCTATTAACACCGATGCAGTGGCAAATATTGATATCAACATTGAAGATGCCTGGAAAACATACAGCGAAATAGAAAACAAACGTACCGTTACCGTAGCTATCATCGATACCGGTATCGATACGACTCATTCAGACTTAAAAGATTCCATCTGGGTCAATGAAGATGAGATCCCCGGAGACGGCATTGACAATGACGGAAATGGCTATGTAGATGATGTGAATGGCTGGAATTTTGTTTCAAACAGCAATGAAATCTGCACAGGGGAAGAAGACAGCCACGGAACCCATGGTGCCGGTACTATTGCCGCCGCCTGGAACAATGGCGGCATCGCAGGCATTACAGACAACACCCACGTAAAGCTTATGGTATTAAAAGCCTTAGGCGGCTCTGACGGCAAAGGTTCCCCTGAAAGCGTCATCGAAGCCATGAAATATGCCGAAGCCAATGGTGCCGATATCTGCAACTTAAGCTTCGGTTCCGGTAATTGCACTCCCGAATTTGAAGCAGCCATCCGTGATTCCAAAATGCTCTTTGTAGTAGCTGCCGGAAACGGTAATCAGTACCAGGTAGGTTATGACATTGATAAATCTCCTGTATACCCGGCAAGTCTCCCTTATGACAATGTGATCACTGTAGGAAACCTGCTTTTCAACGGCCGCTTAGATGACAGCTCCAACTATGGCGCTGTTTCCGTAGACCTGGCAGCTCCCGGAACCTATATTTTAAGCACCATTCCCGGTGATTCTTACGCCTATATGAGCGGAACCTCCATGGCAGCTCCTATGGTAACAGGTGCTGCCGCCCTGATCTACTCTGCAAGAACTGACTTAAGCCTTCAGGACATAAAAACAGCTATTTTATCAACTGTACATAAACTGGCCCCATTAAAGGGCAAAACAGCAACAGGCGGCATGCTGGATGTATCTGCAGCTATAAAATGGACAAAGAATTAA
- a CDS encoding ROK family protein, whose translation MYLYGFDIGGTKCAVILAKVEGDQVDFLERYEMKTLGDWKKVLDELSENALMIAKKYGLTTGTEGENCVICGGISCGGPLSPDRKWILSPPNLQGWAQVPVVEYLEEKLGIPVKMENDADAGALAEWKFGAGKGCQNMLFLTFGTGLGSGLILNGQLYRGSTGMAGEAGHIRMEPEGPEGYGKAGSLEGFCSGGGISRLAGYFGTEGSAKELAERAEAGDERALAVYARCGAVFGRGLAILIDLLNPEKIVAGSVYARSHHLLDKTMYEELEKEALPMNRAACEIVPAALGERIGDYAAVVAAVNSLSIL comes from the coding sequence ATGTATCTGTATGGATTTGATATTGGAGGCACAAAATGTGCAGTGATCCTGGCGAAGGTGGAAGGAGACCAGGTAGATTTTCTGGAGCGGTATGAGATGAAAACACTGGGAGATTGGAAAAAGGTCCTTGATGAATTATCTGAAAATGCTTTGATGATAGCAAAGAAATATGGGCTGACAACAGGGACTGAGGGTGAAAATTGTGTTATCTGTGGGGGAATTTCCTGTGGCGGTCCTTTAAGTCCCGACAGGAAGTGGATATTATCGCCGCCGAACCTTCAGGGCTGGGCTCAGGTGCCTGTAGTGGAATATCTTGAGGAGAAGCTGGGAATCCCTGTGAAAATGGAAAATGATGCAGATGCAGGAGCTTTGGCAGAATGGAAGTTCGGGGCCGGAAAAGGCTGTCAGAATATGCTCTTTCTTACTTTTGGCACAGGTCTTGGTTCCGGTCTTATCCTTAATGGACAGTTATACCGGGGAAGTACCGGCATGGCTGGGGAAGCAGGTCACATACGTATGGAACCTGAAGGACCGGAAGGATATGGAAAAGCAGGAAGCCTGGAAGGTTTCTGCTCTGGAGGAGGTATCAGCAGGCTTGCCGGATATTTTGGCACAGAAGGGAGTGCAAAGGAGCTGGCAGAACGGGCTGAGGCCGGAGATGAGAGAGCTTTAGCAGTGTATGCCAGATGCGGAGCTGTTTTTGGAAGAGGTCTGGCTATCCTTATAGACCTTTTAAATCCGGAAAAGATCGTGGCAGGTTCTGTTTATGCCAGGAGTCACCATCTTTTAGATAAGACCATGTATGAGGAACTGGAAAAAGAAGCGCTCCCCATGAACCGGGCGGCCTGTGAGATCGTACCGGCGGCTTTAGGAGAGCGGATCGGGGATTATGCGGCTGTAGTTGCGGCAGTTAATTCTTTGTCCATTTTATAG
- a CDS encoding MerR family transcriptional regulator, with protein sequence MYQKYSIGTMAKLMGISSEAIRYYESRNIISPVRDPETGYRYYNTWDFHMLLRARHYQNYGFSLEEIAELFRSHELAEIRGKMVDQEEMIQQEIIRQMNLLKRIRQSQQVLHDAKENVGKFRIEERPGIYRMNTQKNYTLFKKKEQLDLISEWTEKEPFVFSCAVFYQKNIEKGETEFDFGMGLREEYAQFLNVKESELVQYYPPCLCVHTCIPSRSGKYLSLESLKEGFRYLEQNGLSLAGDIVTQVACMTKPEEEYFNWHIVWFPIKEA encoded by the coding sequence ATGTATCAGAAGTATAGTATTGGAACTATGGCTAAGCTGATGGGGATCTCGTCAGAGGCGATTCGGTATTATGAGAGCAGGAACATTATCAGTCCGGTCCGGGATCCGGAAACTGGCTACAGATATTATAATACATGGGATTTTCATATGCTTTTAAGGGCCAGACATTACCAGAACTATGGTTTTTCCCTGGAGGAAATAGCAGAATTGTTCAGAAGCCATGAATTGGCGGAAATACGGGGAAAAATGGTGGATCAGGAAGAGATGATCCAGCAGGAGATCATCCGTCAGATGAATCTTTTAAAGCGGATCAGACAGAGCCAGCAGGTGCTTCATGATGCAAAAGAAAACGTAGGGAAGTTCAGGATTGAGGAACGGCCGGGTATTTACCGCATGAATACCCAGAAAAATTATACTTTATTTAAAAAGAAGGAACAGCTGGATCTGATCTCAGAATGGACAGAAAAAGAGCCATTTGTTTTTTCATGTGCTGTATTTTATCAGAAAAATATTGAAAAAGGAGAAACAGAGTTTGATTTTGGAATGGGACTTCGGGAAGAGTATGCACAATTTTTAAATGTAAAGGAGTCAGAGCTGGTACAGTATTATCCACCTTGCCTCTGCGTCCACACCTGTATTCCATCCCGGTCAGGAAAGTATTTGTCACTGGAGAGTTTAAAGGAAGGCTTCCGGTATTTGGAGCAGAATGGATTAAGCCTTGCAGGGGATATTGTGACCCAGGTAGCCTGCATGACCAAGCCGGAAGAGGAGTATTTTAACTGGCATATTGTGTGGTTTCCTATTAAAGAAGCATAA
- a CDS encoding AGE family epimerase/isomerase has product MIMEQLMREKLLTVKKEMEGFMKESVPFWLENGIDKEYGGYLVCFDSKGKLMKELAVLTPEDKMIVTQTRMIWGFSALLRNGLAKRYGWEEKCKEAAKQGVDFFIDKFWDKKNTGWAWVTDRKGNVLDNGKLVYGQTFAIYALAEYYMATGDERGIEYAEKTFDALKKYAADTFYGGYFENFKEDWTLESAGVYGGDLKSLDIHMHTMEAYTTLYEATHKEVHKRALQEIIDIVLKHMVDYDFWCGRNQFSIDFTPKPAISIRRTWNYDRDPESANKNPLDTTSYGHNIELIWLLNRAYEVLGLPPAREFTRKFADYTLANGWDNIHGGIYRDGMHDGRIVVTDKEWWQNFESLTGFLDSYQATEDERYLDTFIKLWEFDKKYFYNPEVGESRQLLLADGTPVIDDTGNQWKCIYHTDRAMMECCLRIESLTE; this is encoded by the coding sequence ATGATAATGGAACAGTTAATGAGAGAAAAACTCCTTACAGTAAAAAAAGAGATGGAAGGCTTTATGAAGGAAAGCGTTCCATTTTGGCTTGAAAATGGAATCGATAAAGAATACGGCGGTTATCTGGTATGCTTTGATTCCAAAGGAAAGCTGATGAAGGAATTGGCAGTATTAACTCCTGAGGATAAAATGATCGTAACCCAGACACGTATGATCTGGGGATTTTCGGCACTTCTTCGCAATGGCCTGGCAAAACGTTATGGCTGGGAAGAAAAATGCAAAGAAGCAGCAAAACAGGGTGTAGATTTCTTCATTGATAAATTCTGGGATAAGAAGAACACCGGCTGGGCATGGGTAACAGACCGGAAGGGAAATGTCCTGGATAATGGGAAACTGGTTTACGGACAGACCTTTGCAATCTATGCGTTAGCTGAATATTATATGGCTACCGGTGATGAGCGAGGTATCGAATATGCGGAAAAAACCTTTGATGCTCTGAAAAAATATGCAGCAGACACTTTCTACGGCGGCTATTTTGAGAACTTCAAAGAGGACTGGACACTGGAAAGTGCCGGAGTTTATGGAGGAGACCTGAAATCCCTGGATATCCACATGCACACCATGGAAGCATATACAACTCTTTATGAGGCAACCCACAAGGAAGTACATAAGAGAGCTCTTCAGGAAATCATTGATATTGTGTTAAAACACATGGTTGATTATGATTTCTGGTGTGGAAGAAATCAGTTTAGTATTGATTTTACACCAAAGCCGGCTATTTCCATTCGCAGAACCTGGAATTATGACAGAGATCCGGAAAGTGCTAACAAAAATCCATTAGATACTACTTCTTATGGACACAATATTGAACTGATCTGGCTGTTGAACCGTGCATATGAAGTGCTGGGACTTCCGCCTGCCAGAGAATTTACCAGAAAATTTGCAGATTACACACTGGCAAATGGCTGGGACAATATCCACGGCGGTATTTACAGAGATGGAATGCACGATGGCCGTATTGTTGTAACAGATAAAGAATGGTGGCAGAACTTTGAGTCACTGACAGGTTTCCTTGATTCTTATCAGGCTACTGAGGATGAGAGATATCTGGATACCTTCATAAAGTTATGGGAATTTGATAAGAAATATTTCTATAATCCGGAGGTTGGAGAGTCCAGACAGTTGCTTTTAGCAGATGGAACACCGGTGATCGATGATACCGGAAATCAGTGGAAATGTATTTATCATACAGACCGTGCTATGATGGAGTGCTGTCTGAGGATCGAATCACTGACGGAATAA
- a CDS encoding ABC transporter permease, which produces MSSSSDKKPGVLGRFLSQRGMGQVITVTIGLIVLCLVFGFINPNFFTYRNTANLLRQIAPTLLIGVGQSYVLFTGNIDLSIGSVVGMSCMISATLMCHGMNPWVAMVITLVVCLLVGYVNGILVSKCKLPPFIATLGTMTIARGIAQIVNGNYNTDSIGEAAKGFRTFFYSGKILGIFSAFWIALVIWFIFNYIMSCTRTGRHIYATGSNIDAARLSGVNVDNTVIYVYIVAAFCACITGLITCASTGTGTMDAGTSYEMYAVAASVIGGVSTLGGSGILLGTVIGSGIWGVLQNGLQFAGAPVAIRNIVIGIIVVVAVLMDVIVRSGRGKSKKHKNN; this is translated from the coding sequence ATGAGTAGTTCAAGTGATAAAAAGCCCGGTGTACTGGGGCGTTTCCTTTCCCAGAGGGGAATGGGACAGGTTATAACCGTAACAATAGGTCTGATCGTTTTATGTCTGGTGTTTGGATTTATCAATCCTAATTTCTTTACTTACAGAAATACAGCGAACCTGCTGCGCCAGATCGCACCTACACTTCTGATCGGTGTAGGACAGTCCTATGTATTATTCACAGGAAATATCGATCTTTCTATTGGTTCTGTAGTAGGTATGAGCTGTATGATCTCAGCAACCCTAATGTGTCATGGAATGAATCCATGGGTTGCAATGGTTATCACATTGGTTGTGTGCCTGTTAGTTGGTTATGTAAATGGCATTCTGGTATCAAAATGCAAGCTGCCACCTTTCATCGCAACCTTAGGTACAATGACAATTGCAAGAGGTATTGCACAGATCGTCAATGGTAATTACAATACAGACTCCATTGGTGAAGCTGCAAAAGGTTTCCGTACCTTCTTCTACAGTGGTAAGATATTAGGTATCTTCAGTGCTTTCTGGATCGCTCTGGTGATCTGGTTCATCTTTAACTACATAATGAGCTGTACCAGAACCGGCCGTCATATTTACGCAACAGGAAGTAATATTGATGCAGCAAGACTTTCCGGTGTTAATGTAGACAATACAGTTATCTATGTTTACATTGTAGCTGCTTTCTGTGCCTGCATAACAGGTCTGATCACCTGTGCTTCAACTGGTACAGGTACTATGGATGCTGGTACATCTTATGAAATGTATGCAGTAGCAGCTTCTGTAATCGGCGGCGTATCTACATTAGGTGGTTCCGGTATTTTACTTGGTACTGTGATCGGTTCCGGTATCTGGGGTGTTTTACAGAATGGTCTTCAGTTTGCAGGAGCACCGGTTGCTATCAGAAATATCGTGATCGGTATTATCGTAGTTGTTGCAGTACTTATGGATGTAATCGTAAGAAGCGGCAGAGGCAAGAGCAAAAAACATAAAAACAACTAA
- a CDS encoding substrate-binding domain-containing protein yields MRKKAISMILAAALGSALLAGCSSAPKETTAAATTAETTAEEKKEESKAEETKAEEKKEEAAGNDMLSGETGDIAKAGDGKGQKVVLITIDSMDQHWVNMDKGCKKAAEELGCDYKWIAPDVKDDAKQIECVNNAVADGATAILVAANGPDAITAALEEADQAGVKIVQVDSFANYPCVQKLGTDNRAAGKTAGEQVLAALEAKGVKEGKIGIVSVNAATTSTVDRDEGFRSAFEGTAFEILETQYADGDAAKSKDAAANFISQGCVALFGANEGSCVGVGNAVAEDGNNIVAAGMDKSDAVIQLIKDGALICTMAQNPDVMGYEGMYAAITAINDGKVAPEYIDTGVSILNLDAVK; encoded by the coding sequence ATGAGGAAAAAAGCGATTTCAATGATTCTGGCGGCAGCACTTGGTTCTGCATTATTAGCAGGCTGCTCATCTGCTCCAAAGGAGACAACTGCAGCAGCTACAACAGCTGAAACAACTGCAGAGGAGAAGAAGGAAGAAAGCAAAGCTGAGGAAACCAAAGCAGAAGAGAAGAAAGAAGAGGCTGCTGGCAATGATATGCTGTCCGGGGAAACAGGAGACATTGCAAAGGCCGGAGATGGAAAAGGACAGAAGGTAGTTCTTATCACCATTGACTCTATGGATCAGCACTGGGTAAACATGGACAAGGGCTGCAAGAAGGCAGCAGAAGAGCTTGGCTGTGATTATAAGTGGATCGCTCCTGATGTAAAAGATGACGCAAAGCAGATCGAGTGTGTAAACAATGCAGTAGCTGATGGCGCAACCGCTATCCTGGTAGCTGCAAATGGTCCTGACGCTATCACAGCAGCTCTGGAAGAAGCAGATCAGGCTGGTGTTAAGATCGTTCAGGTTGACTCTTTTGCAAATTATCCTTGTGTACAGAAGTTAGGAACTGACAACCGTGCAGCAGGAAAGACTGCTGGTGAGCAGGTTCTGGCAGCTCTGGAAGCTAAGGGAGTTAAAGAAGGCAAGATCGGTATCGTTTCTGTAAACGCAGCAACCACTTCTACTGTAGACCGTGACGAAGGCTTCCGTTCCGCATTTGAAGGAACCGCTTTTGAGATCCTTGAAACACAGTATGCAGATGGCGATGCAGCAAAATCTAAAGATGCAGCAGCTAACTTTATTTCCCAGGGTTGTGTAGCACTGTTTGGTGCAAATGAAGGCTCCTGCGTTGGTGTTGGTAATGCAGTTGCAGAAGATGGAAATAACATCGTAGCAGCAGGTATGGATAAGTCTGATGCGGTTATCCAGCTGATCAAAGATGGTGCCCTGATCTGTACAATGGCTCAGAATCCTGATGTTATGGGTTATGAAGGCATGTATGCAGCAATCACCGCTATTAATGATGGAAAAGTAGCTCCTGAATATATTGATACTGGCGTTTCTATCTTAAATTTAGATGCAGTTAAATAA
- a CDS encoding MFS transporter, whose translation MGNFGFKNVSKRNNIDLMEYLCYGLGDFSFCFIYGAIGSYIVFFYTDVACISAATVGTVLLVSKIFDGISDMMMGYIIENVHSPLGKARPWLLWMVIPYCIGCVLLFTVPDFSETGKVIYAFISYNLMATCIFTSMNVPYGVLSSVMTNKQNERALLSISRASLGALGVFVISSYAPDLVEKFGGGPAGWQKTFLLVGIVSIGLFLITFLGCKERVGSGVMEQKTGKKSSLSLLQGVKILFANKYWFIMLMVNIFYTAMTSLYGMNMYFAKYVMQDAGYNKTMMMCSTFASILVPLLLIPVVQRIGKRNVALYGGAGMGIAGQVVLILFAEQSMGLMYLGLILRGMGVACISATKFGMIADSIEYGEYKTGTRAEGFVYSAASLGVRVGSALASAVIGWVLGAYGYDGKLAVQSETAMKGIRIMFYYAPLAVFIAILALLVFYKLDREYDGIMKVLDERHKLAEQANA comes from the coding sequence ATGGGTAATTTTGGTTTTAAAAATGTATCAAAGAGAAACAATATTGACCTGATGGAGTACCTTTGCTATGGACTGGGAGATTTCTCCTTTTGCTTCATTTACGGAGCCATTGGTTCTTACATTGTTTTCTTTTATACAGATGTGGCTTGCATCAGTGCAGCTACAGTAGGAACGGTACTTTTAGTTAGCAAGATCTTCGATGGTATTTCTGATATGATGATGGGATATATCATTGAAAATGTCCATTCACCGCTTGGAAAAGCAAGACCGTGGCTGTTATGGATGGTAATTCCGTACTGCATCGGCTGTGTTCTGTTGTTTACAGTACCGGATTTCAGTGAAACAGGAAAGGTTATATATGCATTTATTTCCTATAACCTGATGGCAACCTGTATTTTCACTTCCATGAACGTGCCATACGGTGTTTTAAGCAGCGTTATGACAAACAAGCAGAACGAAAGAGCACTTCTTTCTATCAGCCGAGCAAGTTTAGGAGCTTTAGGCGTATTCGTGATCAGCTCCTATGCCCCTGATCTGGTAGAAAAATTTGGCGGTGGACCTGCCGGCTGGCAGAAGACATTCCTGTTAGTAGGTATCGTTTCTATCGGGCTGTTCCTGATCACATTTTTGGGTTGTAAAGAGCGTGTTGGTTCCGGTGTTATGGAACAGAAAACAGGAAAAAAATCTTCTTTATCCTTATTACAGGGTGTGAAGATCCTGTTTGCTAACAAATATTGGTTCATCATGCTGATGGTCAACATTTTTTACACTGCAATGACCAGTCTTTACGGTATGAACATGTATTTTGCAAAATATGTTATGCAGGATGCAGGTTATAATAAGACCATGATGATGTGTTCTACTTTTGCATCCATTCTGGTTCCGCTGCTTCTGATACCGGTTGTACAAAGAATCGGAAAACGGAATGTAGCGCTCTACGGAGGCGCTGGAATGGGTATTGCAGGACAGGTTGTCCTGATCCTGTTTGCAGAGCAGTCCATGGGACTTATGTATCTGGGACTGATCCTTCGTGGAATGGGTGTTGCATGTATTTCAGCTACCAAGTTTGGTATGATCGCAGACAGTATTGAGTATGGAGAGTATAAAACAGGTACCCGTGCAGAAGGTTTTGTATATTCCGCTGCATCTTTAGGGGTCCGCGTTGGTTCTGCTCTTGCGTCTGCAGTTATTGGCTGGGTGTTGGGAGCTTATGGATATGACGGCAAGCTGGCAGTGCAGAGTGAAACTGCAATGAAGGGCATCCGCATCATGTTCTACTATGCACCATTAGCTGTATTTATTGCTATTCTGGCACTGCTGGTGTTTTATAAACTGGACCGTGAGTATGACGGCATCATGAAAGTCTTAGATGAGCGCCACAAACTTGCGGAACAGGCAAATGCATAA
- a CDS encoding SDR family NAD(P)-dependent oxidoreductase, with protein sequence MSEQKKTVLITGGAMGQGRAHAVKYAQNGFNVVLADMLDPEDERFQETIKELNELGAEVLAVKANICSTPDMENLFAKAWEKFGRLDVVIANAGVINFGNTWELTDEQVEKVINIDLIGTWRTDKYATQYMLKQGFGRIINIASTSGLYGTPKLATYCMAKWGVLGLTKTLAKEVGSKGIIVNALCPTKVKTPMCETQSYVEFINELTGKNFKDYKEMYAGVPFLDVEDISDMVYWLGTSRAAGKFNGRDVALDLGTLQC encoded by the coding sequence ATGAGTGAACAGAAGAAGACAGTATTGATCACCGGAGGAGCTATGGGACAGGGACGTGCCCATGCAGTCAAGTATGCGCAGAACGGATTTAATGTAGTTCTGGCAGATATGCTGGATCCAGAAGATGAAAGATTCCAGGAAACCATCAAAGAATTAAATGAATTAGGCGCTGAAGTTTTAGCTGTTAAGGCAAACATCTGCAGTACACCTGATATGGAAAATTTATTTGCAAAGGCATGGGAAAAGTTCGGACGTTTAGATGTGGTTATCGCCAATGCGGGCGTTATTAACTTTGGAAACACCTGGGAGCTGACAGATGAGCAGGTAGAAAAGGTTATTAACATTGACCTGATCGGTACCTGGAGAACTGACAAGTACGCAACACAGTATATGTTAAAGCAGGGCTTCGGAAGGATCATCAACATTGCTTCTACCAGTGGTCTTTACGGAACTCCAAAGTTAGCTACGTATTGTATGGCTAAATGGGGAGTTTTAGGCCTGACCAAGACCCTGGCAAAAGAAGTTGGAAGCAAGGGGATCATTGTTAATGCACTTTGCCCAACCAAGGTTAAGACTCCAATGTGCGAAACCCAGAGCTATGTAGAGTTCATTAATGAGCTGACTGGAAAGAACTTTAAGGATTATAAGGAAATGTACGCAGGAGTTCCTTTCCTGGATGTTGAGGATATTTCTGATATGGTTTACTGGCTTGGAACCAGCCGTGCAGCTGGTAAGTTCAACGGCAGAGACGTTGCCCTGGATCTGGGAACCCTTCAGTGCTAG